A stretch of DNA from Cheilinus undulatus linkage group 7, ASM1832078v1, whole genome shotgun sequence:
GTCTGGGAATCAAGAGAAaggagtaaaaagtaagtctgaGTGTTGTTTGTAACTTACTGCTCTGCTAAGTGCAGGAAACCTGGAGGAACAGGAGATGACAAAAGAGAGCAGGCCAAGTATGTAACCCAGAACTTCAGTGTTGTCCTGTTTGGAGAGCAGTTTTGAGGTGTTAAAATGCCAGACAAAATGCAAGCATAGGGAGAATTTTTACACTTAAAGACCAGACTGAATGGCATTGATGTCCATCTTTGCTTCAGTGACTCAAGATACTTCAAATTAGCACCAATAAAGCACCCACAGGTGACTGTACATGCCTTTGTATAGCAATTAAAAGAATTGCggagaaaaacacaataaaacatgatcaaaaagcttaaaatatgtttatatatatatatatataatggtTTTCTGTGCTTTCATTtctagagaggaggacagtggatggagttggAAACAGGTATGAGAGAGTGCGGGAGAGAGTTACAGGAAAGGAGATTTGAACCAGGGCCTTCCATGTACAAGGGATGTGACCTAAacgctaggccatctgtgcccctaaaatatagtttcatttttaaaaaaatctttagatGTCGAGTTCAGTTTGTCTTAAAGCCAATACATAAAGGTGTCTTGAGCAAAATTCTGTATTTTCAAGGAATTCAGTGGCTCTTATATTCACAAAATACTGTCAAAAATGTCTACCACAAAGGCTCTGTCACTTCTGATTTTGTGCCTGTATCTTGCAAAATGCTAGACCATCTGGTACATCAACTCTGACAAAGACGATGTAGCCAGTCCATgtacagtttttaaaacaagTGATAAAATCTTGAACTAGACCCTGAAGCTGACAGGAAGCCTGTACAGAGAAGCCTGTGCTGGTTAGATGTAATTGTGGTGTCTTTACCCAGTCCAGAAACATGTGGCAGCATTGTTAACTAACTGGAAAATTAACCAACTGATGATTTATCCCCAACAGTTAAAACAGCTGAAGCACGAACTAATAAATGTGTGACTAACTCTAGGTTTACAACGTCCCCAAGAGTCTCAACTGGAAGAAGCTAGCCTTGAAAAATGACATCATATAAAATGAAGGGAAAACAACCAGGCATAGTAGGGGTGCTGTGCTCACTTGGAGGTTGACATGCAGCAGTTTCCTCCCAGTCAGAGGGGTCTCTGCTGGTCGGTGGGTGATCCTGGACTTGAGAAATCCACCTCCAACAACCACCAGAGTGCACACTGAAAGGAGGTGCTGCCTCCTGCGACTACAAATCATCCTCCGCTTCTTTACTGAggagaaacataaaaatacaaaaaaaaaaaaagaagttttgaAGGTATGGAGCACATCCTGGATTCATGTTTAATATCTGTGGAGCTCTTTCTTACGGTTTTTGCCATGCTACCTTTTCCCCTTTACTGCAGGAGATTGTCTGACCATGGCTCTCCTGTTATATGTCGTTTCTTTAACATACCTGCCTTTGAGTTCCAGCACAGGAGCACAGGGAGGCAACCTGAAATAACATGGACAGCatccacagcagcagcaaataTACCCATTAAGATCTACAGAGGATGAAGCAGATACAAGTTCTCTTCTCACTTTAAAACATGACAAGTGCCATTGGTAAGAAAATATGTAGCCTATTTTACCAGAATATGCAGCTGCCTAGACAGAATGGCTCCCACTGTGCCACAGAGGTCACCCAGGAAGTTGCACAAGGATGTTAAAGTTTCTCCCGGAATTTCTTTCCAATACTTGCACCTCTGTGACACAACCCTACAACAGTTATAGATATTTAGATGCTACAGCATTTCAAGGGAATAACGAACACAAATGCTATACTCGAAACGTCTTACAGAAAGCATGACAGCAGGAGAAGAAGCGAGGACAGACAGCTGAGACCGATGGAGACGCAGAGTTTGTCTGCGTCACTGGACCAACAGGTTGAGAATGAATCCACGCAGAAGTTAGCAAGGTTGGAGAGAAACGAGTCATGGTTTTGTAGTGTAGCTTTTCGTCCTTCCATGTTTTATGCGTATATGCTTACATTTCGTGTTGTTGGGGGGAAAAACAATGAGTGCAGCACCTGTGCGGCCACGCGGTGACGTGCAAAGTTGCGCGTCAGACGCACGCTAGAGCAGGTGATGGGATGCATATTGTAGGGAGGAGCCCAAATGTATCAGATAcaacttttaaaaagcattttatttgtAGTTCATGTACTTTATATGTAAGTATTTCAAAGATTAATGCTGAATCGCTCATTCattctttaaaagtttaaactaCGAAAATTTAAACCTTAGATTAACCATAGattaaggaaaatagaaattGTCTTGATGACTGAAAAAATTGCGTTTTACTCATCTTAATTCCCAAGTCTTTAAGAGGACATCCTAAAGCGAATGCATACTTCCGTTGGAGATGCTGCGCCCCTTTAAGTAGATACTTGTCCAGTCAGTTCTGAAGACCtccacatttaaaataaatataaacctAGCACCCAAAGTAAGGGAattagtgtttggtagattatatCTTTGGTTTAACAATGTTTTAAGGTAATAACTTCTATACCAATAGGAAGcctgtttattccccttttaaatggtgccacatttgtgaggaatatgcatctgtgggatgatgagtatgtgggttgtggcccatgaaaaatttgccagatgttctctgccaatgccaaaccgcttattctgccattgactcttgtttggtggattagaTGATTAAAGtctaaagaaacaagacatatttaCAATTTAACAATTTGTTAATTTAACTAACAGGAACCTCAGTGGCGTGTGGAAGAACCCtacacagccacaacaacctggcacctcctcctcctcatgctggtcaccagcctggtcacacactgctgtgggatggcttcttattcttcaaccagcatttttcacaagtcagccagtgtggttgttcAGGTCTCTTTGGCACAAACAGCAAGcacaagctgatcccacaagtgttcaatggggttgaggtcagaactGCATGTATGAACTTGCAGTatgtgcaacccacatactcagctctgctgctcattccacaCATGCATgatctttacaaatgtggctccatttaaaatggtataagatttattgccaagaggcattgttacaacaaagatataatctaccaaacacaaattttccttaatttttgtgCTGAGTTTGTTTAATCCTTGTTCTTTATTCACAAAGTTGTGATTTTACTTGTCTTTGGACAGACCAGAGGCCATCTTCCTCATGAGGTAGACACATGATGAAGACCCTTAGGACTCTAAATATGGGCAGTGGACAATCAAAAAttagggttgggtattgtttggGTTTCATCTAATACCGGTGCCAAATCGATACTTTTTATACAGTTCCGGTGACTTATCTGAGCCAGGAGGAAGTCAGTGGGACAATAAAAGTTATCTGGGTATTGTAAATGAACAAGAGATGAGTAAAGTGGAGAGTGTACCTTTCATTTTGGGTGACAGTGATATTAGGGTGGCAGGGTATTGAAACAAAGCTTCGTTATCTGTTTTGTAATTTGGTCCAGTGGGTATTGGTTGTGTTTGTACCAGTGTGATGTTGGTACCGGATTTCAATACTCATCCCTATCAAAAATGTGTGCCTCTTATAGCAGGTCAAATTAGCTTATCTGGATGTTTAATCCCTGTCAAAGACAGTACTATgccacaaaattaaaaacatctctgaatACACAATTTCGAACGATCCCAAAATTTGCAGTTAGcactcattttctttaaaccacTGGGTCATGATCAACAATAATGGCTTACCTCAATGAAACACAGGCACACTAACATAAACCTCTGGTTTATTTTGTAGTGGATCTTTACATGAATTAAAACTGTATATCGATTCAAGCAATaaccaaaacagaaaaatatcagattaCTCAAGTCTTTTCTAagctttaaaatacaaattgaaaatgtccctttaaattaatatttgacAGTGTTCCCACCCTCTGGATGTTGAGTCCAGTTCTGATCACTGTGGTGCAATCAGGTGTACAACAGATGATCCAGCTGATGGAATGTAATTCACCAAATTGATGTCATATCAGGGGCAGTATGATAGACTTCACTACTCATTTCTTAAACAGATGCTAGACCATTGACTCATGATACAGATACTGCTCACTAATAATTCCTTTGGAATCacatggggatttttttttttttacatgttttttattcCTGTTAAAATGATCTTTAATTTAGAGTCCTTCATTAACAGAGTGCTGTCATGCATCCAAGTGCTTGTTAAGACGGCGTACTTTCTCTTTCTTGTTTCTGTTGCCATGCTTTTTCCAGGGTTTTCCTGCCGCCATCTCCGAACCAGCTTTTCCCGTACCAACAGGTCCACTGCCTGGTTTGTAGCCCATGACAGACTGGACCCCTTTAGAAAGTGCCCGCACATTCTCctgaggacagagatctgatcAGTACTCAAACACTTCATTTTTCAATACGGAGCTTTTCTTCactatttatgcatttttcttGCAAAAAGCAGAAGCTGCGTCATACCTGATGGAAGAAGTTCTTGTCGACCACATTTTCGATTCTTTTGATGccctgtttgtttgttgttgctgAGAGGTCACAGTTGTCTGAGTCTCTGCTCAGGAACTTCTTGTGTTGTGGCTGGAAGTCTTCAGAACTTATATGTGGAGGAGGATAGCAGTACAGAAGCTTTCCCTGTAAGAAGTCAATAATATGAGGATGAGGACTTTTTATTCTGGCAGCAGAATTATTGTCCGTGGACTGTTCATTAAAACCTATTCAACCAGACCTACTGACTTTGGATAAATGAGTAGTTTAGAGCAACATCAAATATACTTGATTTCTGTCTCAGGTCTGGCACTTACGCTGACATAATCCTTTAGGATGTACCGGGCTGATCTGGACTGATCAGGCTGGCCATGTGACGTCATAAAACCCCTCATGTCTGAAAAAGGAGAATAAAAATCACTTCAAATGAGTCTTTTACacagtgtttgattaaaaaataacaacgTAATGGATAAAAATAACTAATTCATGGCATAAaggaaaattatttaaaagagGCTCATATGTATACAGACTTGATTGTATTCTCTTTTTCAGAGTATTCTCCATAGAAATTTCAGGCAGACTTACATCCATAAGCCATCAGCAGCTCCTCAGAGGTGGGGTGTCTGTCAGGGTCTTCATCCTCACGTGGTCGGATGATGTTGATGCCGTATGTGCCTTCTAACACATGCCGGGGGATCGACTGACAAATGTGACAAATCTGTCAAGGAATTACAGAAGAGCTGCATCGAAGAACTAATTAAACCCGTCTCTTTATGATCTTCCAATTCAAGATTCTACTTTTaatattaagacataaaaatttttcatttctgtttagcTCAATTCCagatattttttattacatgttttgcatttttaacaagGGTTTTTAAGAATGAGCACCACACTATCATACAAGCCGATGCTACATAAGAGTTCTGATTCTTTGACCACATTCAGAGCTTGCATTGACAAAGATTAATACCCCATTTACATACAGTAAtaagatttgttttttcagCTCCCACACAGCACTTCATTTGCTACCATTTTGCCTTTGTTTAGGTCCATC
This window harbors:
- the tmem44 gene encoding transmembrane protein 44 — its product is MEGRKATLQNHDSFLSNLANFCVDSFSTCWSSDADKLCVSIGLSCLSSLLLLLSCFLVVSQRCKYWKEIPGETLTSLCNFLGDLCGTVGAILSRQLHILILMGIFAAAVDAVHVISGCLPVLLCWNSKAVKKRRMICSRRRQHLLSVCTLVVVGGGFLKSRITHRPAETPLTGRKLLHVNLQDNTEVLGYILGLLSFVISCSSRFPALSRAYQGQALNMPHVLSRLLSSLACSLYISAIFLYDTQFVFVLRVLPWLLSAMSCVILDLLILVICWCKNGTRTQLNIFFPDTESLLGASGHTGEDNAVMKKLRKLQVSTARTKAKNTPETTEMGRYMDISVHPARKTCLKEVKLSGRETENSPFHEMVQVIRVNSFSSDSSYISSVESSDLEWDFEEATAKWNEPTARQQERVELPLQWWPAP